The Solanum lycopersicum chromosome 2, SLM_r2.1 DNA window TCTCCAACACCATTTTCTGTTGGGGTGTCAAGAAATCCTTACTCACCACTTGGTTGACAGGGATTGATAGACGCATTTGCTGATAACTCAAATCTGTATCATAAAGAGCTTTCTGAATTACAAGTTTCACTTGAGAAATCTGAACGCCCATTCCTGAAATCTTCTCCTTCAACTCATCCGGCAAAACTGGAGGATCAATTATTGGCTTAACTTTTCTTCGCTTTTTCTTTGCATCTTCCGATTTACTCTGTTTTTCATCAAACAGATTTTCAGTCTTCTTTTTCTCCATGGGAAGACCTACATCAACTATTTCGTTTGTTTTGCGTTTAAGAGAGTTTCGAATCTCGAGACCCTTTTCCTGTGACGTTGATTGAGACGGGATAACAATCGGAGGCTTCTTTCTTGTGAAAATCTTGCTTCTTCTAGCCCTTGGCAAAAGATAGTAGTAGTGTTCAACAGAATGTTCACACATATATGGATTCTTTCTAAAGGTTTCATCTTTCTCATGCTCTTCATCATCCACACATTCACATTCAGAATCAGTAATGCACGATTCCTCTTTCCGCCCGCCGCCACCACCATCATCTTCATTTACAATTCCCATGGAAAAAGAAAATCTCCATAAACAGAGATAAATAGAAAAACTATTAGAAAGCAATGACATTGGGAATTCTCGATTTCTTGGACGCACACGCTACTAAATCATCCAAAAATAATATGCTTTTATACTTCACAGTAACTTTTTTTCATggaatgcaaaaaaaaataaaaatctatatattttttgaaatttttgctCCTAAACTTTTATGCTCTTAAAATTGTGTTCTTCGACCACTAAAATGCACCAGTTTTGCCGCCTTCTCTCCCAACATATTCCCTAACCTCATCAGCTTTAGGGTTATTTAATACGTGAATACAGTTATGTAAGTATTAGTAATATAtggttaatatatataatcatacacAAATCAATTAAAGTCTTATTTGTTTGATGGAGGTATGGTTAAGACATTACgtcattaaatatatttatttcttctaCTGATAAATCTCTTAATCGTCTGAAAAGATTGGAATGAATCAGAACTGTGACAGTTATATTCCTATTAAGACTCTTTCTTTTAAAGACATTGTTATTTTCacgaaattatatatatatgcatagtGTTTTcacacattattattattattattattattattattattattattattattattattattattattattattattattattattcacacaatttttttaatatcggTGTCTGTGAAATTGTTCTCGAGTATTAACTACTACCACctattaatcaatatatttgaatttagcataatacatatattggatcctaaagttgatttcaaattttaactttgactttcaactttcataatgcacaaacaggaCTTTAACTatctaacttttaaataaataaacacataagtcctacatgacacaatacacgtaggacaccacgtaggacaaaaaaagatatgtaggacatgtgtgtcaatttgttcaactttatacaagtttaagtgtctacttgtgcacacccaaagttgaagggcataaatgtaattcgaagccaagttaaatgacacatttatgtattatgtctttgAAAATTAAcaagtgtgtttggtatggaggaaaaCATGTTccggaaaaatattttccaattttctcatgtttggttgtgTCAAATGTTTTGGAagatgttttccaaatcaactcattttcctcaaatttaaggTATATGACTTCCTTTCaataattaaggaaaacattctCTAAAACTCTCTTCCAACCTTTCCCCCCCACCAGCCCCCTACCCACCCCACCCCCGGCCCACTAGCCCCTTACCAGCCCCAACCCCCACACTActccaccccacccccaccatgaaaaaaaatttaagtttgtttttttaaaaaaaaaatcaatttcaagaattattttctactctagtaaaaaataaaaaaaaattcaaaaatatttcttactaaaaaagaacaataaaatattttttcggaaaatattttctagtcaGCAAGCAAACATGAGAAAGttcaagaaaacattttctaaaaaaacattttccatggaaaacattttccttcgtaccaaacacaccctaagagTGAAATTAATGACTAGTTTGAGGACGgaaaagataatgaaatagggcaaatttaaaatttaaaatgggtGGGGagacttttcaaaattttcatatattaatatatacccCAAAATTTGTAATTACTCTAACCAAGTCCGCATtttatttaggaaaaattatatataatagcaaactattgTTATTTTCGTCTCTCTCCCAAGGTGGAATCTCACTCGCTACTCTAGTTTGGTGGCAGTCTCGCtcttatacaaacacaaatgtataaaatgtgtttgtgtttgtataacgCGAAAGGAAATTGTATATAttgcatatattttcgttcccctctcccagatctcaCCCGCCACTCTCTCAGATCTCGCTCATCACCCTCGtctctctcgcttatacaaatagaaacgaaatgtataaattgcatttatatttgtataaacgCAGATAaatatatcttcgtcctatacacttatcattatacaatacaaatatccCCCTGcccaattttattttgtctttctctctttctcgttttatacatacacaGATTATACAATAGATCTTTTGtatacaactgctttcttttgtatatgtataacgaattatacaactgacttttttgtatatgtgtagcgaattatacaattttttttatatatgtatagcgaaatatacatatttatgtttgctatggagcacgaTTTTGTAAACTATatctatagcatacaaatatgatttttatgtttgctatgtgTGAAAGTTATTTAATCTTATTTAACTAAACCAATATCAccaattttaatttctaaagtTGAATGATATATACCTTCTACTCATTTCACTCCCGAAACATGAGTGTGATACATTCAAGGTTGCTAAGTTGGGGCAGCCTACTCCTATCGAATCGGTATTTCGACATGATATTGCATTTGAACTAGTAGTACAACTCAGAGATTATAACCATCCAAACAAAATGTAAATAAGCTATGGATAATGATGAAATTCCAGAGAAGTAAGTAGATGCAAAATTTCTTGATACAAAAAACACTAAGATGAGACCTTTGAAGATTTAGTGTATCCTAatgattttttcatgaaaattgagACTACTCTTGATGGTTATTTTTTTAAGGAGAATGGATGTGGAATTCCaataaaaagtatataaagCATCTTAGGATTTATGAA harbors:
- the LOC101264573 gene encoding B3 domain-containing protein At2g24670-like; this encodes MGIVNEDDGGGGGRKEESCITDSECECVDDEEHEKDETFRKNPYMCEHSVEHYYYLLPRARRSKIFTRKKPPIVIPSQSTSQEKGLEIRNSLKRKTNEIVDVGLPMEKKKTENLFDEKQSKSEDAKKKRRKVKPIIDPPVLPDELKEKISGMGVQISQVKLVIQKALYDTDLSYQQMRLSIPVNQVVSKDFLTPQQKMVLETKNVSNKKTKIQFNLIEPSLEQTKIHLTKWDRSNSSSYVLLNNWMQVVERNKLKPEMVVQLWSFHQHLVPWLALVLVPI